The Nitrospirota bacterium genome has a segment encoding these proteins:
- a CDS encoding ferredoxin: protein MLKAVVNWDLCEGCGSCADVCPEVFELRDDGKAYVLVEDKCDTCDCREASDICPVQAITITEE from the coding sequence ATGTTAAAGGCAGTAGTTAATTGGGACCTTTGTGAGGGGTGCGGTTCGTGCGCGGATGTCTGCCCTGAAGTTTTTGAACTCAGGGATGACGGTAAGGCATATGTTTTAGTTGAGGACAAATGCGATACCTGCGACTGCCGCGAAGCCTCAGATATCTGTCCTGTGCAGGCAATCACAATAACAGAAGAATAG
- a CDS encoding cytochrome ubiquinol oxidase subunit I, producing MYPIWEAPNLTAGIILAVIATFHILPSHLSTSAMCFNVFIETKAYRENRHELLEFVKKYTLLLLVFAYVLGSLSGIGIWYAATVANPRGISGLIHNYVWGWATEWVFFIIEVTGIFIYYFTFGKVDRKTHLKIGWIFTIGSWTTMVVIVGILAFMLSPGKWIETGNFFDGFFNKTYWSQLLVRTILMFAIAAVYAIAAAARLKNEDVRKFIIKTASKWGIAGLLLGGTAFFWYLKTIPAAGHELI from the coding sequence ATGTATCCAATATGGGAAGCGCCAAATTTAACTGCAGGTATTATTCTTGCGGTTATTGCAACCTTTCATATCCTGCCGTCTCATCTTTCAACGAGCGCCATGTGTTTTAATGTCTTTATTGAGACAAAGGCGTACAGGGAAAACAGGCATGAGCTTTTGGAATTCGTCAAAAAGTATACCCTGCTTCTGCTCGTCTTCGCATATGTTCTCGGCTCCCTCAGCGGTATCGGAATATGGTATGCCGCCACGGTCGCCAATCCGAGGGGCATATCGGGATTGATTCACAACTATGTTTGGGGATGGGCTACTGAATGGGTATTTTTCATAATTGAAGTTACAGGGATATTTATTTATTACTTCACGTTCGGCAAGGTAGATAGAAAAACCCATTTAAAAATAGGCTGGATCTTTACCATCGGCTCATGGACTACGATGGTGGTAATCGTCGGCATTCTGGCTTTTATGCTTTCACCCGGGAAGTGGATTGAGACAGGAAATTTCTTTGACGGATTTTTTAACAAGACATATTGGTCACAGCTTTTAGTCAGGACAATTTTGATGTTTGCCATTGCAGCAGTTTACGCTATTGCAGCGGCGGCAAGGCTTAAGAATGAAGATGTAAGAAAATTTATAATAAAGACAGCATCTAAATGGGGCATTGCAGGCTTACTGCTTGGCGGGACGGCATTTTTCTGGTATCTGAAGACCATCCCGGCAGCAGGGCATGAACTGATATAG
- a CDS encoding Rrf2 family transcriptional regulator: protein MFVTRKADYAIRCVLYLSRNARRLASVDEISRAVHVPRSFLAKILQRLMKTGIVSSVRGVKGGFQLAKNPQNINLLEVIEAIQGQSAANICAIDKRKCSLSARCAVHPVWLKIRKKVEQELRKNNFARLSKQ from the coding sequence ATGTTTGTAACGAGAAAGGCAGATTATGCTATCCGCTGTGTTCTTTACCTGTCACGAAATGCCCGGCGGCTGGCAAGTGTTGACGAGATATCAAGGGCAGTGCATGTTCCCAGGTCATTTCTCGCAAAAATCCTTCAGCGTCTGATGAAGACAGGGATTGTAAGCTCTGTGCGGGGAGTTAAAGGCGGGTTTCAACTTGCTAAAAACCCTCAAAATATCAATCTGTTGGAGGTAATAGAAGCCATACAGGGGCAATCGGCGGCAAATATATGCGCAATTGACAAAAGAAAGTGCAGCCTGAGCGCCAGGTGTGCAGTTCATCCTGTCTGGCTGAAAATACGTAAAAAAGTTGAACAGGAGCTTAGAAAAAATAACTTTGCCAGACTATCAAAACAGTGA
- a CDS encoding GAF domain-containing protein encodes MKNISTITSVTTFIAIVISFLVAIIIPTGYLVPSHENIKAHLEADAEMLASIISDEIGRKPDTWPYVQERFNELLSQHPEPYNDTYRIINNNNKVIAERGNIILKSPVMSKSHNLIKSGVVVGKVEVLRSLRPLLINTGIAVLLGLFIGSAIFFMMYILPIRTARESEKALQKAHNELEVEVIKRTSELKASNEQLQREIVERIQAEKILAEHTWILDAFFKDIITPLVVLDRNFNFIRVNEAYAKVCQRDMSEFYGHNHFEFYPSAAKAIFERVVETKEPFHAIARPFIFPDHPEWGITYWDWILTPILDNAGEVEFLIFSLNNVTERKQAEDALQESENKFKSLAEESLVGIYSIQDGIFKYVNPKLAEIFGYRVEELVDKKGPKDLTLPEDYPIVEENLRKRTSGEVKSIQYNFRGMKKNKEIINVEVYGSQCLYQGRPAILGTLLDITNRKRIQEELKQSYDTQSVINAILSLSLGNISLEDILKNALDFILSVPWLIVQSKGGIFLVENSSGVLVMKAQVKLAEPIQKACARVPFGRCLCGNAALTQEIQFADHIDELHTITYDGIIPHGHYCVPIVYADKTLGVINVYVKEGHTYNPKEVTFLTAIAHTLAGVIVRKRAEEAVGKKTLELQVLHSISTTLGKTLDLQTILNEALEQLFHFDFLKIQAKGGIFLVEERQQCLRLVAHKGLSEEFVKLESRIEFGQCLCGLVAETGEPIISTDCFKDERHTTRPSGMALHGHFNVPLKSKAKIVGVLFTYLPPDTVIDEWQRHLLETIGSEIGVTIENVLLYENVKNEAETSKSLLQIVETLNVSLNEKDLIKNILNIVPKYLKFERTSFFLYDEELKGFVFVGGYGLSLVEEGILLTKTFKETDMPIITKVLKGQYVIVENARESDLLSKELVDTFNIGSGILAPISFSGKVRGGIFCDYKNVKPIESKDIMLLKGLTDGIGIALQNSKLYRESIERMMELSNKIETIKAISEIDREILASLNRADILKTATALTSRIIPCERVAVLLEEGDMCKVISEWGMGEFQGKAYDPQNSYFERIKIRHSSLFIPNLSEDRTECQYHKELNALGIKSSIIIPLISKGEVIGALDIGSIYYGRLTPSHLSAAERIASQITVALENARLYKDLEQLLINTITSLASAIDAKSPWTKGHSERVTKFAIEIAKEMGLKSKDIEHIKLCGLLHDIGKIGTYDVLLNKEGKLTDEEFELIKRHPEKGAEILQPIEQLQDVSLGVHFHHERYDGEGYPEGLKGEDIPLCARILAVADSFDSMTADRPYRPSPGKQYAITELKRCAGTQFDPKIVEAFLHCLENKTAV; translated from the coding sequence ATGAAAAATATAAGCACCATCACATCAGTTACTACCTTCATTGCCATAGTAATTTCTTTTTTGGTTGCTATTATAATCCCAACAGGTTACTTGGTCCCTTCCCATGAAAATATTAAAGCACATCTTGAAGCAGATGCAGAGATGCTTGCAAGTATTATTTCAGATGAAATAGGCAGGAAACCAGACACATGGCCATATGTGCAAGAAAGGTTTAATGAACTGCTGTCACAACATCCAGAGCCGTATAACGATACATATAGAATCATTAACAATAATAACAAGGTTATAGCTGAGAGAGGTAACATTATATTAAAGTCGCCAGTGATGAGTAAGTCGCACAACCTGATTAAATCAGGCGTTGTAGTAGGAAAGGTTGAGGTTTTGAGATCTTTGCGTCCACTTTTAATAAATACTGGAATTGCTGTGCTGCTTGGTTTGTTTATTGGATCAGCTATTTTCTTTATGATGTATATTCTGCCCATTCGCACGGCAAGAGAATCAGAGAAGGCATTACAGAAAGCCCACAATGAATTAGAAGTAGAAGTAATAAAGCGGACCTCTGAACTAAAAGCGTCTAATGAGCAACTCCAAAGAGAAATTGTAGAACGCATACAGGCAGAGAAGATTTTGGCTGAACATACGTGGATATTAGATGCGTTTTTCAAAGATATAATTACTCCTTTAGTAGTTCTTGATAGAAATTTCAACTTTATCCGAGTCAACGAAGCATATGCCAAAGTCTGCCAGCGCGATATGTCGGAATTTTATGGACATAACCATTTTGAATTTTACCCATCTGCTGCCAAGGCAATATTTGAACGAGTGGTTGAAACAAAAGAGCCTTTCCATGCAATTGCAAGACCTTTTATCTTTCCCGATCATCCTGAATGGGGAATAACTTATTGGGACTGGATATTAACTCCTATTTTGGACAATGCAGGCGAAGTAGAATTTTTAATCTTTTCTCTTAATAATGTGACAGAACGCAAACAGGCAGAAGATGCGTTACAGGAATCTGAGAATAAATTTAAAAGCTTAGCAGAGGAATCACTTGTTGGCATCTACAGTATACAGGATGGAATATTTAAATATGTCAATCCAAAACTTGCTGAGATATTCGGCTATAGAGTTGAGGAATTGGTAGACAAAAAGGGACCAAAGGATCTAACTCTGCCGGAAGATTACCCAATTGTAGAAGAAAACCTTCGGAAACGGACATCCGGAGAAGTCAAATCCATTCAGTATAATTTCAGGGGGATGAAAAAAAATAAAGAGATTATCAACGTAGAGGTTTACGGCTCTCAATGCTTATATCAAGGACGACCAGCGATTTTAGGGACTTTATTGGACATCACCAATCGCAAACGTATTCAGGAAGAACTTAAACAGAGTTATGATACACAGAGCGTGATAAACGCAATTCTTTCTCTTTCACTGGGAAATATCTCTCTTGAAGATATACTGAAGAACGCACTTGACTTTATCCTGTCAGTCCCATGGCTGATTGTCCAATCAAAGGGCGGCATATTCCTTGTTGAAAATAGCTCCGGAGTTTTGGTAATGAAAGCTCAGGTCAAACTTGCCGAGCCGATACAAAAGGCATGTGCTCGGGTCCCATTTGGCAGATGCCTTTGTGGAAATGCGGCATTAACACAGGAGATACAATTTGCTGACCATATTGATGAACTTCATACAATCACATATGACGGAATTATTCCACATGGTCACTACTGTGTCCCTATAGTATACGCGGATAAGACACTCGGCGTGATTAATGTATATGTAAAAGAAGGACATACTTACAATCCAAAAGAGGTGACATTTCTTACCGCAATTGCACATACGCTTGCCGGTGTCATTGTGCGAAAGAGGGCAGAGGAGGCTGTCGGAAAAAAGACATTAGAACTACAGGTTCTACACAGCATTTCTACAACACTCGGTAAAACCCTTGACCTTCAGACAATCCTCAATGAGGCGCTTGAACAATTATTTCATTTTGACTTTTTAAAGATACAGGCAAAAGGAGGGATATTCCTTGTTGAGGAGAGGCAGCAGTGTCTGAGACTTGTAGCACACAAAGGGCTTTCTGAAGAATTTGTTAAACTTGAAAGCAGGATAGAATTTGGACAGTGTCTATGCGGTCTTGTAGCAGAGACTGGAGAACCGATAATATCCACAGACTGCTTTAAGGATGAAAGGCATACTACCCGGCCTTCCGGGATGGCCTTACATGGCCATTTTAATGTGCCTTTAAAATCAAAAGCTAAAATAGTAGGTGTGCTTTTTACATATCTCCCGCCTGATACGGTTATTGATGAATGGCAGAGACACCTTCTTGAAACGATCGGGAGTGAGATAGGGGTTACAATAGAGAATGTACTACTTTACGAGAATGTAAAAAATGAGGCAGAAACATCAAAGTCTCTCCTTCAAATAGTTGAGACATTGAATGTCAGTCTTAATGAGAAGGATCTTATAAAAAATATTTTAAATATTGTCCCAAAATATCTGAAATTTGAGAGAACGTCTTTCTTTTTGTATGACGAAGAACTAAAAGGTTTTGTATTCGTAGGAGGATATGGCCTAAGTCTTGTGGAAGAAGGAATCTTATTAACAAAAACTTTTAAAGAAACAGATATGCCTATAATTACCAAAGTTCTCAAAGGGCAGTACGTAATTGTTGAAAATGCCCGAGAAAGCGACCTTTTAAGCAAAGAATTAGTTGATACATTTAACATAGGCAGTGGTATATTAGCCCCGATCTCTTTCAGTGGGAAGGTAAGGGGTGGAATATTCTGCGACTATAAAAACGTTAAACCCATAGAGTCAAAAGACATAATGCTTTTAAAAGGACTTACAGACGGGATAGGGATAGCCCTTCAAAACAGCAAACTCTATAGGGAATCCATTGAGAGGATGATGGAATTGTCAAACAAGATTGAGACGATAAAGGCTATAAGTGAGATTGACAGGGAGATTCTCGCTTCACTTAATCGGGCTGATATTTTAAAAACAGCTACTGCATTGACGAGCAGGATAATACCCTGTGAGAGGGTGGCAGTCCTCCTGGAAGAAGGGGATATGTGTAAGGTGATTTCAGAGTGGGGTATGGGTGAATTCCAAGGTAAAGCCTATGACCCCCAAAATTCTTATTTTGAAAGAATCAAAATTAGACACAGCTCTTTATTTATTCCCAATCTATCTGAGGACAGAACTGAGTGTCAATACCACAAAGAACTGAATGCCCTCGGGATTAAATCGTCCATTATAATACCGCTTATCAGTAAGGGTGAAGTTATAGGTGCGCTTGATATCGGCTCTATATATTATGGGAGGCTGACCCCTTCTCATTTATCAGCAGCAGAACGTATTGCTTCACAGATAACTGTAGCGCTTGAGAATGCAAGGCTTTACAAAGACCTTGAACAACTGCTGATTAACACGATAACATCACTTGCATCTGCAATTGATGCTAAATCTCCATGGACTAAAGGTCATTCAGAGAGGGTTACGAAATTTGCTATTGAGATTGCAAAAGAGATGGGTTTAAAAAGCAAAGATATAGAACATATAAAGCTCTGCGGATTGTTACATGACATTGGAAAGATTGGAACTTATGATGTGCTTCTTAACAAAGAAGGTAAACTTACAGATGAGGAGTTTGAACTTATAAAGAGACATCCAGAGAAAGGCGCCGAGATACTCCAGCCTATAGAACAATTACAGGATGTTAGCCTCGGAGTTCACTTTCATCATGAAAGGTATGATGGGGAAGGCTATCCTGAAGGGCTCAAAGGCGAGGATATACCTTTATGTGCAAGGATACTTGCTGTTGCTGACTCATTTGACTCAATGACCGCAGACAGACCTTACAGACCATCTCCAGGAAAACAATATGCAATCACAGAGCTAAAACGCTGTGCAGGCACACAGTTTGACCCCAAGATAGTTGAGGCATTTCTCCATTGTTTAGAAAATAAAACTGCCGTGTAA
- a CDS encoding 2-oxoacid:acceptor oxidoreductase subunit alpha, protein MDYSIKICGEAGQGIQTIGDTLAKVFSRACRHVFTHQDYESRVRGGHNFFQIRFSDKPVAASRKKIDILVAFDKESLVLHERELSENGQIIYDASTNPPSPPFDKGGRGGILDIPFTKLAVEHGGNKLMANTVAIGAVLGMLGMEPDILFEIIRDTFKKKGEDIIKSNINAVMAGHDYAVKQCLKCNFSAAPLSKSKMLISGIEAIGFGAVASGCKFYSAYPMTPSTGIMNYLAGKEKEYGIVVEQAEDEIAAINMALGASFAGVRAMTGTSGGGFALMVEGLSLAGMTETPVVIALGQRPGPATGLPTRTEQADLQFALYTAHGEFPRVIFAPGTPEQAFYLTNKAFDIAEKYQIPAFILFDQYLADSQWTFDGFDLNRIKFMDYKLRDDSFKNLSEYKRYAFTETGVSPLGLPGDSAHVVVTDSDEHDEKGHIIEDAETRIKMVQKRLFNKFALIRQEMEPPVFYGDDEPDILIAGWGSTYGVMKEVVDAFLENPPVPPLTKGGEGGFSIKKIAMLHFSEIYPFPLSVSCHSRENGNPGGIDSCLRRNDKIGAEKFDYLSLLNNAKLTICIENNATGQFARLMRAETGYEFKNKINRYDGRQFLLEELVEEIKKCGK, encoded by the coding sequence ATGGATTATTCAATAAAAATATGCGGTGAGGCGGGGCAGGGCATCCAGACCATAGGCGATACGCTTGCAAAGGTATTTTCAAGAGCATGCCGGCATGTCTTTACGCATCAGGATTATGAGTCCCGTGTCAGGGGCGGACATAATTTTTTTCAGATAAGATTCTCTGATAAGCCCGTGGCGGCTTCAAGGAAGAAGATTGATATTCTGGTTGCATTTGATAAAGAAAGCCTCGTTCTGCATGAAAGAGAACTCTCAGAAAACGGACAGATTATTTATGATGCTTCTACAAATCCCCCCTCACCCCCCTTTGACAAAGGGGGGCGTGGGGGGATTTTAGATATTCCCTTTACAAAATTAGCAGTAGAGCACGGCGGAAATAAGCTGATGGCTAATACTGTTGCAATCGGCGCTGTGCTTGGCATGCTGGGGATGGAGCCGGATATTTTATTTGAGATTATAAGGGATACCTTTAAAAAGAAGGGCGAAGATATAATTAAGTCAAATATAAACGCTGTCATGGCAGGGCATGATTATGCCGTAAAACAATGTCTTAAATGCAATTTCTCAGCCGCGCCGTTATCAAAATCAAAGATGCTTATTTCTGGTATTGAAGCAATCGGTTTCGGTGCAGTTGCATCCGGATGTAAATTCTACTCGGCCTATCCCATGACGCCTTCAACCGGCATTATGAATTATCTTGCAGGAAAGGAAAAGGAATACGGAATCGTTGTTGAACAGGCAGAGGATGAGATTGCGGCTATTAATATGGCGCTCGGCGCTTCGTTTGCAGGAGTAAGGGCCATGACAGGGACCTCAGGCGGAGGATTTGCATTGATGGTTGAAGGGCTTTCCCTGGCCGGCATGACAGAGACGCCTGTTGTTATTGCATTAGGACAGCGTCCCGGACCTGCCACAGGTCTTCCGACAAGGACAGAGCAGGCTGACCTGCAGTTTGCACTTTACACTGCGCACGGGGAATTCCCCCGTGTAATCTTTGCGCCCGGCACGCCCGAACAGGCCTTTTACCTTACGAATAAGGCGTTTGATATCGCGGAGAAATACCAGATACCTGCATTCATTCTATTTGACCAGTATCTTGCCGACTCCCAATGGACGTTTGACGGTTTTGATTTAAACAGGATTAAATTTATGGATTACAAGCTGAGGGACGATTCGTTTAAAAATCTTTCTGAATACAAACGCTATGCCTTTACAGAAACAGGCGTATCGCCTTTAGGCCTTCCCGGAGATTCGGCGCACGTTGTTGTGACAGACAGCGATGAGCACGATGAAAAAGGGCATATTATTGAGGACGCCGAGACAAGGATAAAGATGGTGCAGAAAAGGCTATTTAATAAATTCGCGCTAATCAGGCAGGAAATGGAGCCGCCGGTTTTTTACGGCGATGATGAACCTGATATATTGATTGCAGGATGGGGTTCAACATACGGGGTTATGAAAGAAGTGGTGGATGCTTTTTTAGAAAATCCTCCCGTCCCCCCTTTGACAAAGGGGGGTGAGGGGGGATTTTCTATTAAAAAAATAGCCATGCTTCATTTCAGCGAAATATATCCCTTTCCATTATCGGTCTCTTGTCATTCCCGCGAAAACGGGAATCCAGGAGGTATAGATTCCTGCCTGCGCAGGAATGACAAAATAGGGGCAGAAAAATTTGATTACTTAAGCCTTCTGAACAATGCAAAACTTACTATTTGCATTGAAAACAATGCAACAGGGCAGTTTGCCCGCCTTATGAGGGCGGAGACAGGATATGAATTTAAAAATAAAATTAACAGATATGACGGAAGGCAGTTTTTGCTTGAAGAGTTGGTTGAAGAGATAAAAAAATGTGGGAAATAG